The following coding sequences are from one Nicotiana tomentosiformis chromosome 3, ASM39032v3, whole genome shotgun sequence window:
- the LOC104100880 gene encoding homeobox-leucine zipper protein ANTHOCYANINLESS 2-like isoform X2, with product MSFGGFIGSSSSGGNGGGDGGSGVSRVVADSPYNNTMPTAATIAHQSQQLVTSPLTQPMFNSSPLSLALKPKMEGLGDMGMIGENFDAVAMGRSSREDEYESRSGSDNLDGGASGDDLDAPLGKSSRKKKYHRHTPYQIQELEAAFKENPHPDEKARLELGKRLTLESRQVKFWFQNRRTQMKTQLERHENALLKQEYDKLRIENIAMKEAMRSPMCGHCGGQAILGEIHIEEHHLRIENARLRDELNRICVLANKFLGRPLGSFPGAMPPGMANSGLELAVGRNGFGAMNSADTALPMGLDFGNGLSSPLTMMSPRPTPSMSSTDVSFDKSMLMELAFAAMNELLKLAEIGDPLWFRNFDGSGEALNLEEYARSFPPCIGMKPSNFTTEATKATGTVMINSLVLVETLMDTSRWVEMFSCIVGRTSTIDVISSSASGSRNGNLQLIQAEFQVLSALVFVRQVKFLRFCKQHAEGVWAVVDVSIDTIQEGSQPREAGNCRRLPSGCIVQDLPNGYSKVIWIEHMEYDENTIHNLYRPFIRSGRGFGAQRWIATLQRQCECLAVITSSAVPSGDSAVISPSGRRSIAMLARRITRNFCGGVCATFYKWEPIQTGTAEDTKLMMRKSIGDPGEPPGIVLSATRTIWLPVTHQRLFDFLRNEQTRSQWDVLSHGGPMHQIVHIAKGQDLGNSISLFRANAASRDANQNSMLILQDSCTDVSGSIVAYAAVDTAEMNVVMSGGDSSCVAFLPSGFAIVPDCFQNSNNGMLEKEDNGGSSNGSLLTLGFQILVNSLPAAKLTMESVNTVNALISRTLQGIKTAFQCN from the exons ATGAGTTTTGGAGGCTTCATTGGGAGTAGCAGTAGTGGTGGAAACGGCGGCGGTGACGGTGGTTCTGGGGTTTCAAGAGTGGTGGCTGATAGTCCATACAACAACACCATGCCCACTGCTGCTACCATTGCTCATCAGTCACAACAACTTGTCACATCACCTTTAACTCAGCCTATGTTTaactcttctccactctctcttGCTCTT AAACCTAAGATGGAAGGTCTAGGTGACATGGGTATGATAGGGGAAAATTTTGATGCTGTTGCAATGGGAAGGTCCTCTAGAGAGGATGAATACGAGAGTAGGTCCGGCAGTGATAACTTAGATGGTGGTGCATCGGGCGATGACCTGGACGCTCCTCTTGGTAAATCATCCAGAAAAAAGAAATACCATAGGCACACCCCATACCAAATCCAAGAACTTGAAGC TGCTTTTAAAGAGAATCCACATCCTGATGAAAAAGCAAGACTAGAACTTGGTAAGAGACTGACTTTGGAGAGCAGGCAGGTGAAGTTTTGGTTCCAAAATAGAAGAACCCAAATGAAG ACCCAATTGGAACGCCACGAAAATGCACTCTTGAAGCAAGAATATGATAAGCTTCGGATAGAGAACATAGCAATGAAGGAAGCCATGAGAAGCCCAATGTGCGGCCATTGTGGTGGTCAGGCAATTCTTGGTGAGATACACATTGAAGAGCATCATTTAAGGATTGAGAATGCTCGGCTGAGAGATGAACTTAATAGGATCTGTGTCCTGGCGAACAAGTTTTTGGGAAGGCCTTTGGGATCTTTTCCTGGTGCAATGCCTCCTGGAATGGCTAATTCTGGTTTGGAACTTGCGGTGGGAAGAAATGGTTTTGGTGCTATGAACTCTGCTGACACTGCATTGCCAATGGGGCTTGATTTTGGCAATGGTCTATCAAGTCCTCTAACAATGATGTCCCCTAGGCCCACCCCAAGCATGAGTAGTACAGATGTATCCTTTGATAAATCCATGTTAATGGAGCTTGCGTTTGCTGCAATGAATGAGCTGCTTAAGCTGGCTGAGATTGGTGATCCTCTGTGGTTTAGAAACTTTGATGGAAGTGGGGAAGCATTGAACCTTGAGGAGTATGCTAGGTCCTTCCCTCCATGTATTGGCATGAAACCGTCCAACTTTACAACAGAAGCAACAAAGGCAACTGGTACAGTGATGATCAACAGTCTGGTCTTGGTGGAGACTCTGATGGATACA AGTCGATGGGTGGAGATGTTCTCATGCATTGTTGGAAGAACCTCAACAATTGATGTGATTTCCAGCAGCGCAAGTGGAAGCAGGAATGGCAATCTGCAATTG ATTCAAGCCGAGTTCCAAGTTCTTTCTGCTTTAGTTTTTGTCCGTCAAGTAAAGTTTCTCCGCTTCTGCAAGCAACACGCTGAAGGCGTCTGGGCTGTTGTGGATGTGTCTATTGACACAATCCAAGAAGGTTCACAACCACGTGAAGCTGGAAATTGCAGGAGGCTCCCTTCTGGGTGTATTGTGCAAGACTTGCCTAATGGTTACTCCAAG GTTATTTGGATTGAGCACATGGAATATGATGAGAATACCATCCACAATTTGTACCGTCCTTTCATCAGGTCTGGCCGGGGCTTTGGTGCCCAACGGTGGATTGCCACCCTGCAAAGGCAATGTGAGTGCTTGGCAGTCATCACGTCTTCTGCTGTACCCAGTGGCGATAGTGCAG TTATTAGTCCCAGTGGTCGGAGAAGTATTGCAATGCTGGCTCGACGCATTACTCGCAATTTCTGTGGTGGTGTTTGTGCAACTTTTTACAAGTGGGAACCAATCCAAACAGGGACCGCAGAAGATACTAAGTTGATGATGAGGAAGAGCATTGGTGACCCTGGTGAGCCTCCTGGTATCGTGTTGAGTGCCACCAGGACCATCTGGCTGCCGGTAACACATCAACGTTTGTTTGACTTCCTGCGAAATGAACAAACTAGGAGTCAATGGGATGTCTTGTCCCATGGTGGTCCCATGCACCAAATAGTCCACATTGCCAAGGGTCAGGATCTTGGCAATAGCATCTCTCTCTTTCGTGCTAAT GCGGCTTCCAGAGATGCTAATCAAAATAGTATGTTGATCTTGCAAGACTCATGCACGGATGTATCTGGTTCAATTGTAGCATATGCAGCAGTTGATACTGCAGAAATGAATGTCGTGATGAGTGGTGGAGATTCTTCCTGCGTGGCTTTCCTGCCATCTGGATTTGCAATAGTTCCAGATTGTTTTCAAAATTCTAACAACGGAATGCTCGAAAAAGAGGACAATGGGGGTAGCAGTAACGGGTCTTTGTTGACGTTGGGATTCCAAATATTGGTGAATAGTTTGCCTGCAGCAAAGCTCACTATGGAGTCGGTCAACACTGTTAATGCCCTCATCTCACGTACACTTCAGGGTATAAAAACTGCTTTCCAGTGCAATTAA
- the LOC104100880 gene encoding homeobox-leucine zipper protein ANTHOCYANINLESS 2-like isoform X3 — MEGLGDMGMIGENFDAVAMGRSSREDEYESRSGSDNLDGGASGDDLDAPLGKSSRKKKYHRHTPYQIQELEAAFKENPHPDEKARLELGKRLTLESRQVKFWFQNRRTQMKTQLERHENALLKQEYDKLRIENIAMKEAMRSPMCGHCGGQAILGEIHIEEHHLRIENARLRDELNRICVLANKFLGRPLGSFPGAMPPGMANSGLELAVGRNGFGAMNSADTALPMGLDFGNGLSSPLTMMSPRPTPSMSSTDVSFDKSMLMELAFAAMNELLKLAEIGDPLWFRNFDGSGEALNLEEYARSFPPCIGMKPSNFTTEATKATGTVMINSLVLVETLMDTSRWVEMFSCIVGRTSTIDVISSSASGSRNGNLQLIQAEFQVLSALVFVRQVKFLRFCKQHAEGVWAVVDVSIDTIQEGSQPREAGNCRRLPSGCIVQDLPNGYSKVIWIEHMEYDENTIHNLYRPFIRSGRGFGAQRWIATLQRQCECLAVITSSAVPSGDSAAVISPSGRRSIAMLARRITRNFCGGVCATFYKWEPIQTGTAEDTKLMMRKSIGDPGEPPGIVLSATRTIWLPVTHQRLFDFLRNEQTRSQWDVLSHGGPMHQIVHIAKGQDLGNSISLFRANAASRDANQNSMLILQDSCTDVSGSIVAYAAVDTAEMNVVMSGGDSSCVAFLPSGFAIVPDCFQNSNNGMLEKEDNGGSSNGSLLTLGFQILVNSLPAAKLTMESVNTVNALISRTLQGIKTAFQCN; from the exons ATGGAAGGTCTAGGTGACATGGGTATGATAGGGGAAAATTTTGATGCTGTTGCAATGGGAAGGTCCTCTAGAGAGGATGAATACGAGAGTAGGTCCGGCAGTGATAACTTAGATGGTGGTGCATCGGGCGATGACCTGGACGCTCCTCTTGGTAAATCATCCAGAAAAAAGAAATACCATAGGCACACCCCATACCAAATCCAAGAACTTGAAGC TGCTTTTAAAGAGAATCCACATCCTGATGAAAAAGCAAGACTAGAACTTGGTAAGAGACTGACTTTGGAGAGCAGGCAGGTGAAGTTTTGGTTCCAAAATAGAAGAACCCAAATGAAG ACCCAATTGGAACGCCACGAAAATGCACTCTTGAAGCAAGAATATGATAAGCTTCGGATAGAGAACATAGCAATGAAGGAAGCCATGAGAAGCCCAATGTGCGGCCATTGTGGTGGTCAGGCAATTCTTGGTGAGATACACATTGAAGAGCATCATTTAAGGATTGAGAATGCTCGGCTGAGAGATGAACTTAATAGGATCTGTGTCCTGGCGAACAAGTTTTTGGGAAGGCCTTTGGGATCTTTTCCTGGTGCAATGCCTCCTGGAATGGCTAATTCTGGTTTGGAACTTGCGGTGGGAAGAAATGGTTTTGGTGCTATGAACTCTGCTGACACTGCATTGCCAATGGGGCTTGATTTTGGCAATGGTCTATCAAGTCCTCTAACAATGATGTCCCCTAGGCCCACCCCAAGCATGAGTAGTACAGATGTATCCTTTGATAAATCCATGTTAATGGAGCTTGCGTTTGCTGCAATGAATGAGCTGCTTAAGCTGGCTGAGATTGGTGATCCTCTGTGGTTTAGAAACTTTGATGGAAGTGGGGAAGCATTGAACCTTGAGGAGTATGCTAGGTCCTTCCCTCCATGTATTGGCATGAAACCGTCCAACTTTACAACAGAAGCAACAAAGGCAACTGGTACAGTGATGATCAACAGTCTGGTCTTGGTGGAGACTCTGATGGATACA AGTCGATGGGTGGAGATGTTCTCATGCATTGTTGGAAGAACCTCAACAATTGATGTGATTTCCAGCAGCGCAAGTGGAAGCAGGAATGGCAATCTGCAATTG ATTCAAGCCGAGTTCCAAGTTCTTTCTGCTTTAGTTTTTGTCCGTCAAGTAAAGTTTCTCCGCTTCTGCAAGCAACACGCTGAAGGCGTCTGGGCTGTTGTGGATGTGTCTATTGACACAATCCAAGAAGGTTCACAACCACGTGAAGCTGGAAATTGCAGGAGGCTCCCTTCTGGGTGTATTGTGCAAGACTTGCCTAATGGTTACTCCAAG GTTATTTGGATTGAGCACATGGAATATGATGAGAATACCATCCACAATTTGTACCGTCCTTTCATCAGGTCTGGCCGGGGCTTTGGTGCCCAACGGTGGATTGCCACCCTGCAAAGGCAATGTGAGTGCTTGGCAGTCATCACGTCTTCTGCTGTACCCAGTGGCGATAGTGCAG CAGTTATTAGTCCCAGTGGTCGGAGAAGTATTGCAATGCTGGCTCGACGCATTACTCGCAATTTCTGTGGTGGTGTTTGTGCAACTTTTTACAAGTGGGAACCAATCCAAACAGGGACCGCAGAAGATACTAAGTTGATGATGAGGAAGAGCATTGGTGACCCTGGTGAGCCTCCTGGTATCGTGTTGAGTGCCACCAGGACCATCTGGCTGCCGGTAACACATCAACGTTTGTTTGACTTCCTGCGAAATGAACAAACTAGGAGTCAATGGGATGTCTTGTCCCATGGTGGTCCCATGCACCAAATAGTCCACATTGCCAAGGGTCAGGATCTTGGCAATAGCATCTCTCTCTTTCGTGCTAAT GCGGCTTCCAGAGATGCTAATCAAAATAGTATGTTGATCTTGCAAGACTCATGCACGGATGTATCTGGTTCAATTGTAGCATATGCAGCAGTTGATACTGCAGAAATGAATGTCGTGATGAGTGGTGGAGATTCTTCCTGCGTGGCTTTCCTGCCATCTGGATTTGCAATAGTTCCAGATTGTTTTCAAAATTCTAACAACGGAATGCTCGAAAAAGAGGACAATGGGGGTAGCAGTAACGGGTCTTTGTTGACGTTGGGATTCCAAATATTGGTGAATAGTTTGCCTGCAGCAAAGCTCACTATGGAGTCGGTCAACACTGTTAATGCCCTCATCTCACGTACACTTCAGGGTATAAAAACTGCTTTCCAGTGCAATTAA
- the LOC104100880 gene encoding homeobox-leucine zipper protein HDG1-like isoform X1 encodes MSFGGFIGSSSSGGNGGGDGGSGVSRVVADSPYNNTMPTAATIAHQSQQLVTSPLTQPMFNSSPLSLALKPKMEGLGDMGMIGENFDAVAMGRSSREDEYESRSGSDNLDGGASGDDLDAPLGKSSRKKKYHRHTPYQIQELEAAFKENPHPDEKARLELGKRLTLESRQVKFWFQNRRTQMKTQLERHENALLKQEYDKLRIENIAMKEAMRSPMCGHCGGQAILGEIHIEEHHLRIENARLRDELNRICVLANKFLGRPLGSFPGAMPPGMANSGLELAVGRNGFGAMNSADTALPMGLDFGNGLSSPLTMMSPRPTPSMSSTDVSFDKSMLMELAFAAMNELLKLAEIGDPLWFRNFDGSGEALNLEEYARSFPPCIGMKPSNFTTEATKATGTVMINSLVLVETLMDTSRWVEMFSCIVGRTSTIDVISSSASGSRNGNLQLIQAEFQVLSALVFVRQVKFLRFCKQHAEGVWAVVDVSIDTIQEGSQPREAGNCRRLPSGCIVQDLPNGYSKVIWIEHMEYDENTIHNLYRPFIRSGRGFGAQRWIATLQRQCECLAVITSSAVPSGDSAAVISPSGRRSIAMLARRITRNFCGGVCATFYKWEPIQTGTAEDTKLMMRKSIGDPGEPPGIVLSATRTIWLPVTHQRLFDFLRNEQTRSQWDVLSHGGPMHQIVHIAKGQDLGNSISLFRANAASRDANQNSMLILQDSCTDVSGSIVAYAAVDTAEMNVVMSGGDSSCVAFLPSGFAIVPDCFQNSNNGMLEKEDNGGSSNGSLLTLGFQILVNSLPAAKLTMESVNTVNALISRTLQGIKTAFQCN; translated from the exons ATGAGTTTTGGAGGCTTCATTGGGAGTAGCAGTAGTGGTGGAAACGGCGGCGGTGACGGTGGTTCTGGGGTTTCAAGAGTGGTGGCTGATAGTCCATACAACAACACCATGCCCACTGCTGCTACCATTGCTCATCAGTCACAACAACTTGTCACATCACCTTTAACTCAGCCTATGTTTaactcttctccactctctcttGCTCTT AAACCTAAGATGGAAGGTCTAGGTGACATGGGTATGATAGGGGAAAATTTTGATGCTGTTGCAATGGGAAGGTCCTCTAGAGAGGATGAATACGAGAGTAGGTCCGGCAGTGATAACTTAGATGGTGGTGCATCGGGCGATGACCTGGACGCTCCTCTTGGTAAATCATCCAGAAAAAAGAAATACCATAGGCACACCCCATACCAAATCCAAGAACTTGAAGC TGCTTTTAAAGAGAATCCACATCCTGATGAAAAAGCAAGACTAGAACTTGGTAAGAGACTGACTTTGGAGAGCAGGCAGGTGAAGTTTTGGTTCCAAAATAGAAGAACCCAAATGAAG ACCCAATTGGAACGCCACGAAAATGCACTCTTGAAGCAAGAATATGATAAGCTTCGGATAGAGAACATAGCAATGAAGGAAGCCATGAGAAGCCCAATGTGCGGCCATTGTGGTGGTCAGGCAATTCTTGGTGAGATACACATTGAAGAGCATCATTTAAGGATTGAGAATGCTCGGCTGAGAGATGAACTTAATAGGATCTGTGTCCTGGCGAACAAGTTTTTGGGAAGGCCTTTGGGATCTTTTCCTGGTGCAATGCCTCCTGGAATGGCTAATTCTGGTTTGGAACTTGCGGTGGGAAGAAATGGTTTTGGTGCTATGAACTCTGCTGACACTGCATTGCCAATGGGGCTTGATTTTGGCAATGGTCTATCAAGTCCTCTAACAATGATGTCCCCTAGGCCCACCCCAAGCATGAGTAGTACAGATGTATCCTTTGATAAATCCATGTTAATGGAGCTTGCGTTTGCTGCAATGAATGAGCTGCTTAAGCTGGCTGAGATTGGTGATCCTCTGTGGTTTAGAAACTTTGATGGAAGTGGGGAAGCATTGAACCTTGAGGAGTATGCTAGGTCCTTCCCTCCATGTATTGGCATGAAACCGTCCAACTTTACAACAGAAGCAACAAAGGCAACTGGTACAGTGATGATCAACAGTCTGGTCTTGGTGGAGACTCTGATGGATACA AGTCGATGGGTGGAGATGTTCTCATGCATTGTTGGAAGAACCTCAACAATTGATGTGATTTCCAGCAGCGCAAGTGGAAGCAGGAATGGCAATCTGCAATTG ATTCAAGCCGAGTTCCAAGTTCTTTCTGCTTTAGTTTTTGTCCGTCAAGTAAAGTTTCTCCGCTTCTGCAAGCAACACGCTGAAGGCGTCTGGGCTGTTGTGGATGTGTCTATTGACACAATCCAAGAAGGTTCACAACCACGTGAAGCTGGAAATTGCAGGAGGCTCCCTTCTGGGTGTATTGTGCAAGACTTGCCTAATGGTTACTCCAAG GTTATTTGGATTGAGCACATGGAATATGATGAGAATACCATCCACAATTTGTACCGTCCTTTCATCAGGTCTGGCCGGGGCTTTGGTGCCCAACGGTGGATTGCCACCCTGCAAAGGCAATGTGAGTGCTTGGCAGTCATCACGTCTTCTGCTGTACCCAGTGGCGATAGTGCAG CAGTTATTAGTCCCAGTGGTCGGAGAAGTATTGCAATGCTGGCTCGACGCATTACTCGCAATTTCTGTGGTGGTGTTTGTGCAACTTTTTACAAGTGGGAACCAATCCAAACAGGGACCGCAGAAGATACTAAGTTGATGATGAGGAAGAGCATTGGTGACCCTGGTGAGCCTCCTGGTATCGTGTTGAGTGCCACCAGGACCATCTGGCTGCCGGTAACACATCAACGTTTGTTTGACTTCCTGCGAAATGAACAAACTAGGAGTCAATGGGATGTCTTGTCCCATGGTGGTCCCATGCACCAAATAGTCCACATTGCCAAGGGTCAGGATCTTGGCAATAGCATCTCTCTCTTTCGTGCTAAT GCGGCTTCCAGAGATGCTAATCAAAATAGTATGTTGATCTTGCAAGACTCATGCACGGATGTATCTGGTTCAATTGTAGCATATGCAGCAGTTGATACTGCAGAAATGAATGTCGTGATGAGTGGTGGAGATTCTTCCTGCGTGGCTTTCCTGCCATCTGGATTTGCAATAGTTCCAGATTGTTTTCAAAATTCTAACAACGGAATGCTCGAAAAAGAGGACAATGGGGGTAGCAGTAACGGGTCTTTGTTGACGTTGGGATTCCAAATATTGGTGAATAGTTTGCCTGCAGCAAAGCTCACTATGGAGTCGGTCAACACTGTTAATGCCCTCATCTCACGTACACTTCAGGGTATAAAAACTGCTTTCCAGTGCAATTAA